In Nicotiana tabacum cultivar K326 chromosome 10, ASM71507v2, whole genome shotgun sequence, the DNA window TTATCCCCCATTCTAGCAGTGGCAGAGTCACAGCCAATGAAGGGGTTTCAACTCTGTTGGAAAATCATACAGAGTAAATAGGGCAAAAATACTCTTTTTCCAAATATATATAAACTTTTGATCCCTTAAAATAATGGAAGTAGCAAAGCTAGTTCAAACACTGATTTAGGTTGCAAGTTCTAATTTTTTGATTCCCCTTATTAAAATTCCTGGCTCCGCCACTGATCGCTCGTAGGTTGATAGGTCAAGTGTTTGCTTTCTTTTTTGGGtagctaaatatttttatttatcacCAAAGAAATCGTACAACCATAGCTAACTAAATCAGTTAGCTATCAAAAAAATCTCTATCCGACTACTACATAGCCATAGAATTTCTACTAGAATCTAAACTTAAGTACTTCATCTCTAATTCTAGTAGGAGCTCTAACACTACAAACACAAGCAATATTTCTAGCTATAGTTTCACTATTTCTATGCACTTTCTCAAAGATTCTCATATATCTTTCAATCTGAATACTGTGGACAAATTCATATTTCTCAAGTGCTTGCTTTAATTGTGTCATTATTTTAGCTAAATTGTAGGTCATTAAAGATAACAATATAATGAACACTTATCTCTAGCAATATAAAAATTACAGCTTACGGAGAAATGCAGcaaaaaaaggaaggaaagagGGATTTACAAGggatgaagaagaggaagcaaTTGAAGTAACGGCAACGGAGAGGCCTTTCGAGTTAGACGAAGGAGGAGCTAGGTTTTTGGTGCAAACACCCTGCCTCACATGCCATACGCCGACTTTCTCTAACGCCGCCGTTAACAAGTGTTTGCCGGAGCTGTCGTAGGCGATGTTTGACTCCCCCGATACTATTACCCCAAACGACGACGCCGGCTCATACCGGAGATACGCCTTCACCATTGCTGCTGTTTTTCCTGTTTTTCTCTTCACGTGTTCTCAGCAATGGTGTGGAAGTGATAGTGGAACTTATCAGGGccagggtttagggtttaagctCTCTTTCTcgttttcttttctcattttttttttccattcttattttcttctttttagtttttttcttcttatttctcggTTTTCTATTTAATTAACAACAACAACGCCCAGTATAAttccataagtggggtctggggaaggtaacatgtacgcagaccttacccctaccccgagggacaGAGAGATTGTTtctaggagaccctcggctcaagaaagcaacaagagacgatatattagtatcATCGATAGACTcgtaataaaataacagcaatataagagatacgaaatacgaaatagatggatGGTATAGTAATAACCTGcagataaagccctgcatcagtagACGACCAGTAGCATCCTCacactaactcctaactggctagtctcactctcgtgtgctgtagaaatattcacaactttcccctaaccaacaactttaatgctcgacctccataattccctgtcaagggtcatgtcctcagtaatcctaagtcgcgccatgtcctgtctgatcacctctccccaatacttcttaggtcgtcctctacctctccgcgtgcccactacagccagtcgctcacacctcctcaccggtgcatcagtgctcctcctctgaatgtgcccgaaccatctgagtcttgcttcccgcatcttgtcctccatgggggccacgcccaccttctctcgaatatcttcattcctaatcttatccatccttgtatgcccgcacatccacctcaacattctcatctctgctactttcatcttctggatgtgtgagttcttaaccggccaacactcagtcccatacaacatggcaagCCTAACCActactctataaaacttaccttttagtaacggtggcactttcttgtcacacgggactcccgacgctaacctccacttcatccaccccacccttatacggtgtgtgacatcctcgtcgatctccccgatcccctgaattaccgatccaaggtacttgaaactacccctcttagggatgacttgagagtcaatCCTCACTTTCACTCCCACTTCCGTcagctcaactccaaatttgcactcgagatattccgtcttcgtcctgctcaacttgaaacctttagactcaagagcatgtctccaaacctctagcctctcgttgatgccgcctcgtgtctcgtcaattagaataatgtcatcaacaaatagcatgcaccatggcacctccccttgaatatgatgagttagtgcatccatcactagggcaaataggaatgggctgagcgcagacccttggtgcaaccccgtaccAACTTGAAAATGCtcggagtcgcctcctactgtcctaactcgaatcttagctccagcatacatgtctttaatcaccctaatgtaggcaaccgggacccctttatcccctaggcagctccataagacctccctaggaaccctatcgtacgctttctccatatcaataaacaccatgtggagatctttcttccgattcctgtattgttccaccatactcctaataaggtggatagcttatgtcgtagatcgccccggcatgaacccgaactggttgtctgaaatagacatcgtccttcgcactctcatttctaccactctctcccaaactttcatggtatgactcaataatttgatacccctatagttgttacagctctggatatcacctttgttcttatacaacgaaACCATTGTACttcacctccactcttcaggcatcctattagtcttgaatataacattaaacaatccagtaagccattccaagcctgctctacccacacacttccaaagttcaaccggaatttcgtctggcccgatggctctgccccttctcatcttacgcactGCCTCCATaacctcatcgacctcaatgtccctacaattacttaattcatggggactgtcggcattcctcaattcccCTAGTACAGTATCCTGATCCCCTtattcacttagaagtttatgaaagtaggcctgccacctcctcttaatctggtcatctcacATCAAAACTTTGTCGTCTTTATCTTTTATGCACCTCGCTTGGTCCAGATCCCAAGTTGTCATCTCTCTTAcattagcgagtcggaataacttcttttCCCCGCCGTTGTTCCTTAGTTCCTTATACAGATGAGCAAAAATTATCGTTTTAGCCTTCGttactgccatcttcgcctccttcctagctaccttatacctctcaCTATTCGCTCCCTTCTCCTCCTCgccagtgctccctactaaccgcaggtaagccgtcttctttgcttccactttaccttgaacaactccattccaccaccagtctcttTTGCGGCCACTGGTGTgtcccgtagatatccctaacacctctctcgccgcttTCCTTATACATTCCGCTGTCGTGACCACATAGTGTTCACATCCCcgctacttctccaagctcccattgtcGATAACATTCCTTCCAACTCCTGAGCTTTATCTTGAGTTAAGGCGCCCCACTTAATCCTCGGGCGGCCTCGtcctgacctcttcttcctccttatcataataccaatgtccatcaccaaaatcCTATGTTGCGTTgtgagggtctcacctgggataaccttaCAATCTCTGCAcgaccttctgtcgcatctcctgatgaggagatagtcaatctgagtcttcgccaccgaacttttgtaagtaaccaaatgctcctcccgCTTCGTAAAACTTGAGTTTGCAATCACTATATCGAATGCCTTGACAAAGTCCAACATCGAAATGCCCCCTCAGTTCCGCTTTCCGAAACCAAAGTCGCCATGCAGCTCAGTGTACCGACGACCCAATATATCAAAATTGATATGTAGGTGATTCAAGATGTTCTGAAATGGTTAGACATAGATCTACAACTTTGGTGAAGACCCGAAAGTCTAGATTGTCCGTGCAGATCTTCAAAACTGAGTCACAACTCGGAACAGTGATACTGTCCAGAATTTCTATTTCAAACgtttttgggtaattttcaccaatatcatATTTAGTTTGACTTGCTAAATCACTGAACTTATTTAGATACttgattatgtatttaaggtatataaacccttggaaaaaaatcaaaggggaagtgtttgaggaagtggacagatttggtttgtttacggcgtagacgattcgaacgtccccaagttgtgattgaactgtttcgtggtaaaacaccaaggtttgtgtataaacttGTACTCTTTTGCTTGCTGGAATATGTTGAAATaacttgatattttatttttcttgacttcaatttatattgttatatTCGTACTATATCAAGTATTGTAAGATATTTGCTAAATCGCCCATTCGTACagattgtttgatcattttgcattcttgttgggactttgtccttcttgtggcagtgactttgtcactcatcttggcatgcctcttgatttgtattttttgtcatcttgactttggatttgtagttcgtcttgaattatggaacttgtccgtgttaagtacgaactaggaagccatttttaatatAGTTCTTGATTCTGTTGTCTAttgggttttgaccctacttgatttggggCTTTGGTCCATCTTGATATCTGATTATGCTTAGTTTGATGGCATGACACATATTGGGCGAAAAATAGATATTTGGTATACTCTCTTAAATTGATAGTATACACTTTCTAGACtcttgaacattgttattgatatttggaaacacttcaaagtttgatattgatatgtttgatatatttgttcacttgttttaaattatgttaaattgagctaactatgactgaaaaggggaattggagaatttaatgactccaagcctaaagtttatacaccactaagctttatgcttagcgatagttgtTTTCTATCATAGGAAATGTTCGGGATGAAATCTGAAGATGGCTAGGGTGAAGTAGTCTTTTTGGGAGAATttatggagatcacatttgcatatgcacctTGGTTTGTATAGTTTTGGGACATGTACATGATATACATGATATACATGATATACAGGATAtataggatatatatatatatatatatatatatatatatatatatatatatatatatatatgtcacacttatgttatttggaggcttgttggattttaaagaccaaaatcttgtaacttgaatttgtagcctattttattgtattagggtgttttaataactcaagtcttgtaatatgctgaatttacactttgtcttgtaaatatgtagaaaaggagaaaactagtttcttttttttacccgattgtttgaaatttatgtacaatacAAACTTGTAGTGATTTTGAATGATTGTATAAATCTGTTAGAAAGTTGCTTTAATCTGTTGTTTAATCAAGAAGGGTTATATCACCAtatgttaatattttgacattgtatttcatttaaaataaaattatgatgtattctcaaaaaaaaaatatattgcacTTTGAACCTTTTCACATGGGCCTACTTTCGCTACTAAAATTATTCtgaatatttttattaatatctcTTTTAATATTTTGTAAGTAGAAAATTAGATTTGTTTCCTAAGTAGTACCCTCCCAAAGTGGTTGCTacaagttttggtatcagagccacggTTTGTGGTTCTAGGATTTGTTTTGTTGTGATAGTACCTAGTATTTGTTGTTATTTCCTTTCTTGAAAATGACTTGGAGTTTATAAATTTTTGCATActtgtttaatttaatttattgtaTTCTGTGTGCATATACATCATGTACATGTCCCTAATGCAGTGTGATCTTATCTTTTATAGGACTTCTAATATGGCCTCTTCTTCGAATAGAGCTGTTGAATCCATTGATGAAAGTCAGGTCCAGTATAATGTCATGCCTCACCTTCAGGGAGGAAATGAGGAACCCTTGCTGACCTAAATCATCCCCGTGTTAGTGGAAATGAAATGGGCAGTAATCCAAGAGCAATGAGTCATAATACTCCATTTATGACTCCCCCATTCCAGCAGATGGCTGAATTCTTTCGTCACTTAGCTGGGACAATGTCAGAACCTAATGAAATGAAttttgagaagatgagaaaaatgGGCGGAGTTGAATTTGAAGGCACTACAGATCCCACGGTAGCTGAACAATGGCTCGAGCGCATGGAGAGGGTCTTTGAACAACTGGAGAGTACTAATGCTGTCAAATTTAAGTATGTTATCTCCCTTTTGCAAAAAGATACCTATGATTGGTGGGTAAGTGTGCCAAATGCAAAAGCAAAACCTCCGGTGCTGACTTGGGATGACTTTGTGAAATCATTTCGTGCAAAATATGTTCCccctgtctattgtgatgctaaaAAGAAAGAGTTTTTGAATTTAAGACAAGGGGGTATGTTTATTGCAGAGTATCAACAAAACTTTCTCAGGCTTTCTCGCTATGCTAAAGGTATTATTGATGGTGAAAGAGACAAGtgcagaagatttgaagaagGTTTGAATGGTTACATTCGAAAATCAGTGGCAATCTTACAACTTGAGGATTTTTCCAAGCTGATTTCAGCTGCACTTACTTGGGAAAGAATTGACAAGGAAGAGGCTAGTAGGAGAAAAAACAGGTTTAGGAAGGGTAATTCAAATTATGGCGGTCCATCCAGAAAGGGAAAATTTGATTATTCCAAGACTGAGAGTACACATAAATCATTACATCATAAGCAGAATAAGTCAAATTTTTCTACTGCCAGTACTCCAAGTTATGGACAAGGCAAAACTCATACACCTACTTGTGCACAGTGCGGGAAGAATCATTATGGTGCATGTAGACGAGCTTCCGGTGCTTGTTTTAATTGTGGAAGTATGGATCATAAAGTGAAGGATTGTCCCAATCCTAATCCTCTTTCTTATACACATACAGAATGATCAGTTCAAAAGCCTGTCACTACTTATTCTCAAGCTAATAGTAGTGCTAGACCTCGAAATATGCAAGCAGCGGGCTCGAGTGTAGCTAATCAGGCTGGTGGGTCGAGAGCTGTTGCACGAGTTTATGCTATGAGACAGAAGAATGACCAGGATGGTCCGGACGTGGTTGCTGGTAAATTTCACTTGTTTGGCATATCTGTTGTTACATTATTTGATCCTGGATCTTCGCACTCTTATGTTTGCTCATCAGTTGCATTTCCCGATACTGTTAAATCTGTGAGACTTGACTTTGATGTGCTGGTCACGAGTCCATTAGGTCATCAGGCTGTTGTTAACAGGATTTACCGAGATTGTCCATTCATGATTCAAAATCTGGTCTTCCCTGTCGACTTGCTTGAAATGCCCTTCCGAGACTATGATGTTATTATTGGCATGGATTGGCTCCATAGGCACCATGCATTGGTTGATTGTAGGTTGAAGCAAGTGATGTTTAGAACTCATGCATATTCACACATGGTAGTTCAAGGAGAAAGATCATTGGCATCTAATATTATTTCTGCGGTCTTGGCAAGGAAGATGATTTGTCAAGGTTGTGATGCCTATCTTGCTCATATAGTCGATACACGATTGGGGAGTCCAAGTCTTAAGTACATACCAACTATGTgcgactttcctgatgtatttcctgatgaTCTTCCTGGGTTGCTTCCAGAAAGGGAGATTGAATTTCCTATAGAGCTTGTCCCTGGAACTACTCCTATTTCTATCGctccctatagaatggctccagctgaattaaaagagttgaaggctcAATTGCAAGAAtttcttgagaaaggttttatCCGTCCCAGTATTTCACCTTGGGGAGCtcctgttttatttgtgaaaaagaaagatggcactCGTAGGCtttgtattgattaccgacagctgaacaaggtaacaatcaagaacaaatacccACTGCCTagaatcgatgacttgtttgaccaactgAAGGGTGCCAGcttattctcaaaaattgacttgagatctggataTTATCAGTTGCATGTGAGGGAGCAAGATGTTTCTAAAACTGCTTTTAGGACCaggtatggccattatgaatttttggtaatgccatttggtttgacaaatgcTCCTGCTGCATTTATGGATCTAATGAACCGTGTATTCAAGCCTTATCTCGATCAATTTGTGgtggtgtttattgatgacattttagtCTATTCCAAAAATAGAGAAGATCATGATAAACATATCCGAATTGTCATGCAAATTCTGAAAGAGAGACAACTCTACGCGAAGCTTTCCAAATGTGAATTATGGCTGAATGAAGTGGTTTTTTTAGGGCACATTGTATCATCTGAAGGTGTGAAGGTTGATCCTAGTAAGATTCAAGCTATTGTTGATTGGAAACTCCCTAAAACCCCAACTGAgataagaagtttcttgggtttagcaggACACTACAGAAGGTTTGTGAAGGGCTTCTCTATTATAGCTTCTCCCTTGACCAAACTTTTGGGGAAAGACGCCAAATTTGTATGGGATGACAAATGTCAAGAGAGATTTGAAAAGCTCAAATCCTTGTTGACACAAGCTCCAATATTTTCTTTGCCAGCTGAAGGAAAAGATTATGTGGTATACAGTGATGCATCTCATCGTGGCTTGGGTTCTGTTTTGATGCAAGAAgggaaagtaattgcttatgcctCTCGAAAGTTGAAATCGCATGAGTTGAATTATCCCACTCACGATCTTGAACTTTCTGCCAttgtttttgccttaaaaatttggaggcattacttatacggAGAGAAGTGTCACATACTtactgatcacaagagtttgaAGTACTTGGGTACACAAAAAGAGTTAAACTTGCGACAACGTAGATGGCTTGAACTCATCAAAGATTATGATTGCACGATTGATTATCGTCCTGGTAAAGCCAATATGGTTGCAGATGCATTGAGTCACAATTCCCTTGCAAGTTTAACTCTAAGTCCTTTGCATTTGCTTCTTGAATTAAGAGCCATGAATGTTTGCCTTTCATTTAATTCTAATGGTTCTATCATTGCTAATTTGCAAGTCAAGCCAGTCTTACTTGAGCAAGTCCAAGAAGCACAGAAGTTAGATGAGAAGCTTTTGAAACGGGTTGAAGAAGTCCAAAATGGAAGAGAATCAAATTTTTCATTAAGGAAAGATGGtaccttattttataaaaataggttgTGTGTTCCTAATGATGATGAATTGAGAAAGCAGATCTTGATTGAAGCACATAGTTCACCTTATGCAATGCATCCTGGAGGTACTAAAATGTATCGGACCATTAAggagcactattggtggagtggtatgaagaaagacattgcagAGTTCATTTCTAAATGCTTGGTATGTCAACAAATAAAGGCTGAACATCAAGTCCCAGCTGGTCTCCTGCAACCTTTGTCAATacctgaatggaaatgggaaagGATAACGATGGACTTTGTTTCTGGACTTCCACGCACTCAAAGAAATcatgatgcaatttgggtcattgtagatAGACTAACTAAGAGTGCTCATTTCTTGGCAATCAGAATGGATTACTCACTTGAACGTTTAGCAGAATTGTACATTAATGAGATTGTGAAGCTACGTGGAATCCATGTTTATATTGTGTCTGATAGAGATCCGAGGTTTATATCTAGATTTTGGTCTAGCTTGCAAGAAGCTTTGGGTTCCAGGTTGAATTTTAGTACCACTTTCCATCCACAAACGGACGGCCTGTCTGAAAGGGTAatacaaatcttggaggatatgtttcgaGCCTGCATTATTGAGTTTAAGGGTAGTTGGGACAAACACTTATCCCtaatagaatttgcttacaataatagctactaaTAAAGTATAGGCATGCCtccttatgaagctttatatgggagaaaaTGTAGAACGCCTCTTTGTTGGAATGAGGTTGGTGAAAGAAAATTTGTGGGTCCTGAGATTGTGCAACAAACTGaagataaggtaaaaatcatcaaGGATCGTTTGAAAATTTCTTCAGACAGACAAAAGTCATATGCTGATCTTAAAAGGCATGAAATTGAGCATCAGGTGGGCGATAAGGTATTTTTAAAGGTTTCTCCATGGAAGAAGATCATAAGATTTGGCCAAAAAGATAAACTTAGCCCTCGATTCATTGGAGCTTATGAAACACTTAAGAGAATTGGTCCAGTTGCATATAAGCTAGCTTTGCCACCTGAATTAGGTAAGATCCACAACgtctttcatgtttctatgcttcgaaaataccgctcagatccatctcatgttcttcCTATTGAGTCTATTGAGGTTAATCCTGATTTGACATATGAAGAAGAACCAATCCAAATCTTAGCGCGTGAGATAAAAGAGCTTAGAAATAAGAGAATATCATTAGTGAAAGTTCTTTGGAGAAATCATTCAGGCGAAGAAGCTACCTGGGAGCGAGAAGAGGATATGCGAGTTCAATATCCACATTTGTTTCGGGACTAGTACAAGGTAAATTTcaaaaggaaatttttttttaGGGGGAGAGAGTTGTAACACcccaaaatattttataatatttgcaTTCTTGATTGGGCATTTTTATAACGAGGAAATATTTTACTTTGCACTTCCTAAATGTGAAATGGTCAATATATGAAAATTTCTTACtttaggttgtgttaatattgGCAATAAAGTTTCATGATGTTGCTATatgtaacacttaatattattttgacgagttgttattaaatataatatataattaagttttggtttccaaccttttgtatttatctaagaATATTTAGTAGTTGAGTAACCATTTTGTTTCTACTCTTCAAGACAAAGAAGAGTAGCTATCCATCTCTCTTTCTATCTATCcctccttctctctatctctctcctTCGTAGAAACTTGAAAATCTGAAGTTTCATGAAAAAAACCATGGATTTCTACTAAATCAACAAGCAAATTTCATTTTTGGTGAAGATCAAGTTGCTCCTCTTGGTTAGTTTCTAAACTCGTTTTTATACTAGACACCTACTAGAATTTTCTACATATCTTTTTGTACAGAGCTTCAATTTAAGTGATCCAGGACTTTCTGAAaaggtatttcataaatctataacTCTTATGAAGTAACCAAAATCTAGTTTTGTTGGTATTTACCTGAAAAAGGATCAGAAAGTACAGGGCAGGTGCTGTCCAGATTTTCAGTTTTAGAAATACTCCATGTACTGCTGTTAGTAATTTTAGCATAACTTTTTGTTCAAAATTGATATGGAGGTGATTCAAGATGTTCTGAAACAGTAAGACATAGATCTAAAACTTTTGTGAATACATGAAAGTCTAGTTTGTCCGTGTAGATCTTCAAAACTGAGTTACAACTCGGAACAGTGATACTGTCCAGAATTTCTGTTTCAAACgtttttgggtaattttcaccaATACCATATTTAGTTTGACTTGCTAAATCACTGAACTTATTTAGATACttgattatgtatttaaggtatataaacccttggaaaaaaatcaaaggaaaagtgtttgaggaagtggacagatttggtttgtttacggcgtagacgattcgaacgtcccaaagttgtgattgaactgtttcgtggtaaaacaccaaggtttgtgtataaacttATACTCTTTTTGCTTGCTGGAATATGTTGAAATaacttgatattttatttttcttggtttcaatttatatttttatattcgTACTATATCAAGTATTGTAAGATATTTGCTAAATCGTCCATTCGTACGGCTTAtttgatcattttgcattcttgttgggactttgtccttcttgtggcagtgactttgtcactcgtcttggcatgcctcttgatttggatcttttgccatcttgactttggatttgtagttcgtcttgaattatggaacttgtccgtgttaagtacgaactaggaagccattttaatatggttcttgattctcttgtctattaggttttgaccctacttgatttggggcttcggtccatcttgacatctgattatgcttagtgtgatggcatgacgTACATATTGGGCGAAAAATGGATATTTGGTATACTCTCTTAAATTGATAGTATACACTTTCTAGACtcttgaacattgttattgatatttggaaacacttcaaagtttgatattgatatgtttgatatatttgttcacttgttttaaattatgttaaattgagctaactatgactgaaaaggggaattggagaatttaatgactccaagcctaaagtttatacaccactaagctttatgcttagcgataATTGTTTTCTATCGTAGGAAATGTTCGGGATGAAATCTGAAGATGGCCAGGGTGAAGTAGTTTTTTTGGGAGAATttatggagatcacatttgcatatgcaccttgttttgcatagttttgggacatgtacatgatatacatgatatacaggatatatacatatatatatatatatatatatatatatatatatatatatatatatatatatatatatatatatgtcacacttatgttatttggaggcttgttggattttaaagaccaaaatcttgtaacttgaatttgtagcctattttattgtattagggtgttttaataactcaagtcttgtaatatgctgaatttacactttgtcttgtaaatatgtagaaaaggagaaaactagtttcttttttttacccgatagtttgaaatttatgtacACTACAAACTTGTAGTGATTTTGAATGATTGTATAAACCTGTTAGGAAGTTGCTTTAATCTGTTGATTAATCAAGAAGGGTTATATCACCAtatgttaatattttgacattgtatATCACCAtatgttaatattttgacattgtatttcatttaaaataaaattatgatgtattctcaaaaaaaaaatatattgcacTTTGAACCTTTTCACATGGGCCTACTTTCGCTACTAAAATTATTCtgaatatttttattaatatctcTTTTAATATTTTGTAAGTAGAAAATTAGATTTGTTTCCTAAGTAGTACCCTCCCAAAGTGGTTGCTacaagttttggtatcagagccacggTTTGTGGTTCTAGAACATAtgtcttatatatatgtatatacactatattaaaaatacaaaGGTCCTTAACGAAATGTCGTCTTTCTTACCCTTTAAATATAAGTTTTACACTAGGCAAAATagctattttattatttttctaatatttagtaaTAGACATTAGttatttttcctaatatttaggaattcgaAATCAAGTA includes these proteins:
- the LOC107814389 gene encoding uncharacterized protein LOC107814389, translating into MPPYEALYGRKCRTPLCWNEVGERKFVGPEIVQQTEDKVKIIKDRLKISSDRQKSYADLKRHEIEHQVGDKVFLKVSPWKKIIRFGQKDKLSPRFIGAYETLKRIGPVAYKLALPPELDPSHVLPIESIEVNPDLTYEEEPIQILAREIKELRNKRISLVKVLWRNHSGEEATWEREEDMRVQYPHLFRD
- the LOC142164990 gene encoding uncharacterized protein LOC142164990; translated protein: MQAAGSSVANQAGGSRAVARVYAMRQKNDQDGPDVVAGKFHLFGISVVTLFDPGSSHSYVCSSVAFPDTVKSVRLDFDVLVTSPLGHQAVVNRIYRDCPFMIQNLVFPVDLLEMPFRDYDVIIGMDWLHRHHALVDCRLKQVMFRTHAYSHMVVQGERSLASNIISAVLARKMICQGCDAYLAHIVDTRLGSPSLKYIPTMCDFPDVFPDDLPGLLPEREIEFPIELVPGTTPISIAPYRMAPAELKELKAQLQEFLEKGFIRPSISPWGAPVLFVKKKDGTRRLFACEGARCF